A single region of the Xiphophorus maculatus strain JP 163 A chromosome 3, X_maculatus-5.0-male, whole genome shotgun sequence genome encodes:
- the cd27 gene encoding CD27 antigen isoform X2, producing the protein MLHLCYLMFSLLWSLSFFSSGVAIECNDREYKWPIRNPTLCCPMCRPGYRYIRRSETSCDIECEPCAENRYANIYNLEGNCNVCDVCKKANFEIVSNCTRTQNTVCKCRAGYRCKDASCTFCEPAPTTTKPTPPPPSTTVAGSTSTTKTTVPPNNKIRDTQWFLVIIALLCAGIALVVMTKIKPILHWIRSNHGYFLPEKTVTAPLRAVDDDVSKPVQEVCGKCDHCIDLCIKD; encoded by the exons ATGCTGCATCTCTGTTATCTCATGTTCTCCTTGCTGTGGAGtctctccttcttctcctctggGGTCGCCATCGAGTGCAACGACAGGGAATATAAATGGCCGATTCGCAATCCCACGTTATGTTGTCCAATGTGTCGGCCAG GTTATCGTTACATTAGACGCTCAGAAACTAGTTGTGACATTGAATGTGAGCCCTGCGCTGAAAATCGGTACGCAAATATCTACAACCTGGAAGGGAACTGCAATGTCTGTGATGTTTGCAAGAAAG cTAACTTTGAGATTGTGTCAAACTGCACACGAACCCAAAACACTGTTTGCAAGTGCAGAGCTGGCTACAGATGCAAAGACGCGTCCTGCACATTTTGTGAGCCTGCCCCAACGACCACCAAGCCCACGCCGCCGCCGCCGTCCACTACAG TAGCTGGATCCACCTCCACAACCAAGACAACTGTACCaccaaataacaaaatcagag ataCTCAGTGGTTCCTGGTGATAATCGCCCTTCTGTGTGCTGGAATTGCTCTGGTTGTTATGACAAAAATCAAGCCAATTCTGCACTGGATCAGATCCAATCACG GTTATTTTTTGCCTGAAAAAACTGTGACAGCCCCTCTGCGCGCAGTGGATGACGATGTGTCCAAGCCGGTCCAGGAGGTGTGTGGAAAATGTGACCACTGCATCGATTTATGCATAAAGGATTAA
- the cd27 gene encoding CD27 antigen isoform X1: protein MMLHLCYLMFSLLWSLSFFSSGVAIECNDREYKWPIRNPTLCCPMCRPGYRYIRRSETSCDIECEPCAENRYANIYNLEGNCNVCDVCKKANFEIVSNCTRTQNTVCKCRAGYRCKDASCTFCEPAPTTTKPTPPPPSTTVAGSTSTTKTTVPPNNKIRDTQWFLVIIALLCAGIALVVMTKIKPILHWIRSNHGYFLPEKTVTAPLRAVDDDVSKPVQEVCGKCDHCIDLCIKD, encoded by the exons ATG ATGCTGCATCTCTGTTATCTCATGTTCTCCTTGCTGTGGAGtctctccttcttctcctctggGGTCGCCATCGAGTGCAACGACAGGGAATATAAATGGCCGATTCGCAATCCCACGTTATGTTGTCCAATGTGTCGGCCAG GTTATCGTTACATTAGACGCTCAGAAACTAGTTGTGACATTGAATGTGAGCCCTGCGCTGAAAATCGGTACGCAAATATCTACAACCTGGAAGGGAACTGCAATGTCTGTGATGTTTGCAAGAAAG cTAACTTTGAGATTGTGTCAAACTGCACACGAACCCAAAACACTGTTTGCAAGTGCAGAGCTGGCTACAGATGCAAAGACGCGTCCTGCACATTTTGTGAGCCTGCCCCAACGACCACCAAGCCCACGCCGCCGCCGCCGTCCACTACAG TAGCTGGATCCACCTCCACAACCAAGACAACTGTACCaccaaataacaaaatcagag ataCTCAGTGGTTCCTGGTGATAATCGCCCTTCTGTGTGCTGGAATTGCTCTGGTTGTTATGACAAAAATCAAGCCAATTCTGCACTGGATCAGATCCAATCACG GTTATTTTTTGCCTGAAAAAACTGTGACAGCCCCTCTGCGCGCAGTGGATGACGATGTGTCCAAGCCGGTCCAGGAGGTGTGTGGAAAATGTGACCACTGCATCGATTTATGCATAAAGGATTAA